The candidate division WOR-3 bacterium genome includes a window with the following:
- the rpsC gene encoding 30S ribosomal protein S3, with protein sequence MGQKTHPVGFRIGITKNWDSRWFAHHRKFSQGLKEDIEIRRYLDKRLSQAGVSKVEIEKAVDNVTVTVHTSTPGKIIGKQGKEINQLREEIKKLIGKEVNLKIQEVQNPELDAKLVADNITRQIIQRVSFKRAMKRAVTNALRQGAKGIKVTCSGRLGGAEIARTEWYREGNIPLHTIRADIDYSQTTAHTLSGTVGIKTWIFKGLIMNDEDQYRLNQLGLLGAKKDKKRK encoded by the coding sequence TTGGGACAGAAAACACATCCTGTAGGATTCAGAATCGGGATCACAAAAAACTGGGATTCCCGCTGGTTTGCCCATCACAGAAAATTCAGTCAGGGATTAAAAGAAGACATTGAAATAAGAAGATACCTTGACAAGAGGCTGAGCCAGGCTGGTGTTTCGAAAGTCGAGATAGAGAAAGCCGTGGACAATGTCACTGTGACGGTTCACACTTCGACACCGGGCAAGATTATAGGAAAACAAGGCAAGGAAATAAACCAGCTCAGAGAAGAGATAAAGAAGCTTATAGGTAAAGAAGTGAATCTCAAGATTCAGGAAGTCCAGAATCCCGAATTGGACGCCAAACTTGTGGCGGACAATATCACGAGACAGATAATCCAGAGGGTGAGTTTCAAGAGAGCAATGAAGAGAGCAGTCACAAACGCTCTCAGACAAGGCGCCAAAGGCATTAAGGTCACTTGTTCGGGAAGGCTCGGAGGAGCTGAAATAGCCAGAACCGAATGGTACAGGGAGGGGAACATTCCGCTTCACACAATAAGAGCGGACATAGATTATTCTCAAACTACGGCACACACGCTTTCGGGAACTGTAGGGATAAAGACCTGGATATTTAAAGGCTTGATAATGAACGACGAAGACCAATACAGATTGAATCAACTCGGCCTGTTAGGGGCTAAAAAAGATAAAAAGAGAAAATAG
- the rpsS gene encoding 30S ribosomal protein S19 yields the protein MPRSVKKGPFVDQKLVEKIEKMKSERDKKTIKTWSRRSTITPDFVGLSFAVHNGKKFIPVYVTENMVGHKLGEFSPTRLFRGHGGKKAEAERKTKTQA from the coding sequence ATGCCGAGATCAGTGAAAAAAGGTCCTTTCGTAGATCAGAAACTGGTTGAGAAAATCGAGAAAATGAAATCCGAAAGAGACAAAAAGACTATAAAGACATGGAGCAGGCGTTCGACGATCACACCTGATTTTGTCGGATTGTCTTTTGCTGTTCACAACGGAAAAAAATTCATACCCGTTTACGTCACGGAGAATATGGTCGGACACAAACTCGGCGAATTCTCTCCGACGAGGCTGTTCAGAGGACACGGAGGCAAGAAAGCCGAAGCGGAAAGGAAAACCAAAACTCAGGCATAA
- the rplV gene encoding 50S ribosomal protein L22: MQTTAVTKYVRVTSKKARRVVDSFRGKRVDEALSLLSFTNYSISSPLTKTIASAAANLKVKPEGVALDDSNIYIKEIKIDKGPNYPKRFRAGARGRAKPIVKETCHITVTVENTSK; encoded by the coding sequence ATGCAGACAACAGCAGTAACAAAATACGTCAGAGTCACTTCAAAAAAAGCCAGAAGGGTAGTCGATTCCTTCAGGGGCAAAAGGGTCGATGAAGCATTATCTCTCCTCTCTTTCACGAATTATTCGATTTCTTCACCCCTCACGAAAACGATAGCTTCCGCCGCGGCGAATCTCAAGGTTAAACCGGAAGGAGTCGCTCTCGACGACAGCAATATTTACATAAAAGAAATAAAAATCGATAAAGGACCGAATTATCCGAAAAGGTTCAGAGCCGGAGCGAGGGGCAGAGCAAAACCTATAGTGAAGGAAACCTGTCACATCACGGTCACAGTCGAGAACACGTCAAAATAG